The following coding sequences lie in one Arachis stenosperma cultivar V10309 chromosome 5, arast.V10309.gnm1.PFL2, whole genome shotgun sequence genomic window:
- the LOC130982986 gene encoding protein BREVIS RADIX-like, which produces MFTCIACTKQTAEEREEESREGGTPSTKEAVKSLTTQLKDMALKFSGAYKQCKPCTGSSTYKKGQRPYPDFDTISEGVPYPYMGGASTSSTPAWDFTSSNHPGRTDPRFMRSFGGDQTPRARDSASVCDVVLEDEGEAKEWMAQVEPGVHITFVSLPNGGNDLKRIRFSREMFNKWQAQKWWGENYDRIMELYNVQRFNRQSLNTPPRSEDEPRDSTYSRLTSARESPMTSSLNRDWTTPRHHYKHLEQGGSGHQFHAAGSSMEASRTTTSSRDEPSVSNASEMETEWVEQDEPGVYITIRQLADGTRELRRVRFSRERFGEVNAKTWWEENRDRIQAQYL; this is translated from the exons ATGTTTACATGCATAGCTTGTACAAAGCAAACGGCGGAagagagggaagaagaaagCCGTGAAGGTGGCACGCCCAGTACAAAAGAAGCCGTCAAAAGCCTGACCACGCAG TTAAAGGACATGGCACTAAAGTTTTCAGGTGCATACAAGCAGTGCAAGCCATGCACAGGGTCAAGTACCTACAAGAAAGGACAGAGACCTTATCCTGATTTTGACACCATCTCAGAAGGGGTTCCATACCCTTATATGGGAGGTGCAAGCACAAGTTCAACCCCTGCTTGGGACTTCACTAGCTCCAATCATCCTGGTAGAACTGACCCAAGATTCATGAGATCATTTGGTGGAGACCAGACCCCTAGAGCTCGCGATTCGGCCTCGGTTTGTGATGTGGTCTTGGAGGATGAGGGTGAAGCCAAGGAGTGGATGGCACAAGTGGAGCCAGGGGTTCACATCACCTTTGTTTCTCTTCCTAATGGTGGAAATGACCTCAAAAGAATTCGCTTCAG CCGGGAGATGTTCAATAAATGGCAAGCACAAAAATGGTGGGGGGAGAATTATGACAGAATCATGGAACTTTACAACGTTCAACGATTCAATCGACAATCTCTTAATACTCCTCCAAGATCCGAGGATGAG CCAAGGGATTCTACATACTCAAGATTGACATCGGCGCGAGAAAGTCCTATGACCTCATCTTTAAACAGAGATTGGACAACACCAAGGCATCACTATAAACACTTGGAACAAGGTGGTTCCGGCCACCAGTTCCATGCAGCAGGGTCATCCATGGAAGCATCAAGGACTACAACCTCTTCTAGAGACGAGCCTTCAGTGAGCAATGCGAGCGAGATGGAGACAGAGTGGGTAGAGCAGGATGAGCCTGGAGTTTACATCACAATCAGGCAGTTAGCCGATGGAACGAGGGAGCTTCGACGCGTGAGATTCAG CCGGGAAAGATTTGGGGAGGTAAATGCAAAGACATGGTGGGAGGAGAACAGAGATAGAATACAAGCTCAATACCTTTGA
- the LOC130979173 gene encoding cyclin-dependent kinase F-4, with protein MERYKLIKEVGDGTFGSVWRAINKQTGEVVAIKKMKKKYYSWEECVNLREVKSLRKMNHPNIVKLKEVIRESDILYFVFEYMECNLYQLMKDREKMFSEGEVRNWCFQVFQGLAYMHQRGYFHRDLKPENLLVTKDIIKIADFGLAREISSQPPYTEYVSTRWYRAPEVLLQSYLYSSKVDMWAMGAIMAELFSLRPLFPGASEADEIYKICGVIGSPTIESWADGLKLARDINYQFPQLAGVHLSALIPSASDDAVSLIRSLCSWDPCKRPTAAEALQHPFFQTCFYVPPSLRTRAVSRTPPSAGTRGSLDQQGVRRYSGMLPNSKLTNNFSSPKLHPPLASGVQRKLDMVNQNGSKNEKSMNTVKQSKYRQPGKDSPTSMNKGRNAKAISETADRLTNMNVGSGTRRHSIGQPRPPPMKAGVNWISESGNFMLRAAQPIPTGRTFSRKVAG; from the exons ATGGAGAG GTACAAGTTAATTAAGGAAGTTGGTGATGGAACGTTTGGGAGTGTTTGGAGAGCTATTAATAAGCAAACTGGAGAAGTT GTGGCaattaagaaaatgaagaagaaatattaCTCTTGGGAGGAGTGTGTAAACCTGAGAGAAGTCAAG TCACTAAGAAAAATGAACCACCCAAATATTGTGAAGCTAAAGGAAGTTATTCGAGAAAGTGACATTCTGTACTTTGTTTTTGAGTACATG GAATGCAACCTGTACCAACTTATGAAAGACAGGGAGAAGATGTTTTCTGAGGGTGAAGTTAGGAATTGGTGTTTTCAAGTTTTCCAAGGTCTTGCTTATATGCACCAGCGTGGATACTTCCACCGTGATCTGAAGCCTG AGAACTTGCTGGTTACCAAGGATATCATAAAAATTGCTGATTTTGGCCTAGCACGTGAGATCAGTTCACAACCACCCTACACTGAGTATGTCTCCACACGGTG GTATCGTGCTCCTGAAGTGCTACTTCAATCTTATCTGTATAGCTCCAAAGTTG ACATGTGGGCAATGGGTGCTATAATGGCTGAACTGTTCTCTCTTCGTCCTCTTTTCCCTGGTGCCAG TGAAGCGGATGAGATCTACAAAATATGCGGTGTGATAGGCAGCCCAACCATTGAATCATGGGCTGATGGGCTGAAACTTGCAAGGGATATAAACTATCAGTTCCCACAG CTTGCTGGTGTACATCTTTCGGCACTGATACCATCTGCGAGTGATGATGCAGTCAGCCTTATCAGG TCACTTTGCTCATGGGATCCCTGCAAGAGGCCAACAGCTGCAGAGGCCCTTCAACATCCCTTTTTCCAG ACTTGTTTTTATGTTCCTCCATCCCTTCGTACTAGAGCAGTGTCAAGAACTCCTCCATCTG CTGGAACAAGGGGATCCCTTGATCAGCAAGGGGTTAGGAGATATTCTGGCATGTTGCCTAATTCAAAGCTCACCAATAACTTCTCTTCTCCGAAATTACATCCTCCTTTAGCTTCAG GTGTGCAACGTAAGCTGGATATGGTGAATCAG AATGGAAGTAAGAATGAGAAGTCCATGAATACTGTTAAACAATCAAAATATCGACAGCCTGGAAAGGATAGCCCAA CTTCTATGAACAAGGGGAGGAATGCGAAGGCAATTTCTGAAACAGCGGATAGGTTGACCAATATGAATGTTGGTAGTGGTACTCGAAGACATTCTATAGGACAACCCCGCCCTCCTCCAATGAAGGCTGGAGTTAATTGGATTTCTGAATCTGGAAACTTCATGCTGAGAGCTGCACAGCCGATTCCCACCGGAAGAACTTTCAGTCGAAAGGTTGCTGGATGA
- the LOC130982476 gene encoding putative disease resistance protein RGA4 isoform X1, with protein sequence MFDAFTFSHKNSFIIVDLSTFLLLQRQTSFIIYSTCMCIAFSPISELSFVLAFHMAESLLQMVIENLQAFVQDELATLWGVHSQIQELSGNLAAIHAVLQDAEEKQIRERAVKLWLQKLSDAAHVLDDILDECSIESHRLHSEQCLTRLDPVTIMFRRDIGKRMKEMVDRFRQIDEERRRFELRGRVPERQQEDEAWRQTCSGITEHNIYGREQDTENIVEFLSRSADSSNDLSVYPIVGMGGLGKTTLVRWVYNDNKVIEHFDLRIWVCVSTEFNTMRILESIVESTSGHNPNLSTLEALKNKVQEILLGKRYLLVLDDMWSTDKWEDLKSVLLCGGGTKGAAILVTTRVESVASLMGTCPAHHLSPLSEDDNWLLFKYHAFGSDKVERTELVAIGKEIVKKCGGSPLASKALGSLLRNKKEEIQWVNILESKFWDILEDDAIIVRALKISYFNLKLSLRQCFAFCAIFPEDFRMEKEQLIHLWMANGLIKSKGKLEIEDVGNEAWEELCQRSFFQEVEIDELGRTTFKMHDLFHELAQSIMGEECRVYDESASLTNLSTRVHHVTCLKPETEVNMDPFKKAESLRSMINLLPLDDHNLCGLPPFNSLRALRTNASQLSALKSLTHLRYLNLRRSGITTLPECVSRLQKLQILKLEDCLYLSCLPKHVTQLKDLRHLLIEECHSLVEMPPNIGELKCLRTLNLFIVDKKAGYGLSELRDLQLGGKLHIKGIENVINEGDARDANLSAKKNMENLYLSWGSSDSRCGANAERILEALEPPSNLKSFGINGYSGVELPSWMQNTSILSSLVMVILYDCKNCKHLPPLGKLPHLTVLYVSGMKDVKYIDEDSYDGVDEKAFKSLKDLTLSKLPNLEGMVQDKRVEMLPLLSSINVSCVPKIKLPLLPSLEHICIEGTESDSDHGDSEDMALSFPEAIVENMHRVKVLHIKHFPTLKALPHELGSLNSLQELKLYYFDRLESFSENVVQGLGSLRTLIIGCCKELKSLSEGVRHLTCLERLDIIYCPKLVTLPSSMNQLVSLRHSYINSCDTLPEGLQHVPSLQSLDVRNLRSIPEWLGDLTSLQKLHLYCKGLRSLPSSFRNLTNLRELSIYGCHKELQKRCTRVTGQDWQAIAHIPQFKLVPIHEETFSDKIRSKWRSWQLKRDQRRHHFAKADTFDYLVSRLFHWYKM encoded by the exons ATGTTCGACGCATTCACATTCTCCCACAAAAACAGTTTCATAATAGTAGATCTATCTACCTTCCTCTTACTGCAACGCCAAACCAGTTTCATAATATATTCAACTTGCATGTGCATAGCATTCAGTCCAATATCTGAGCTTTCATTCGTTCTAGCTTTTCATATGGCTGAATCTCTACTTCAAATGGTGATTGAAAACTTGCAAGCTTTTGTTCAGGACGAGCTTGCAACTCTTTGGGGCGTCCACTCGCAGATTCAAGAGCTGTCAGGGAACCTTGCTGCAATCCATGCAGTGCTCCAAGATGCTGAAGAGAAGCAGATCAGAGAGCGTGCTGTGAAGCTTTGGCTGCAGAAGCTTTCAGATGCAGCTCACGTGCTTGATGATATCTTAGATGAATGTTCAATAGAGTCCCACCGTCTACACAGTGAGCAGTGCTTAACTCGTCTTGATCCTGTGACGATTATGTTTCGTCGAGACATCGGTAAGAGGATGAAAGAGATGGTTGACAGGTTTCGTCAAATTGATGAAGAAAGGAGAAGGTTTGAGTTGCGTGGAAGAGTTCCAGAGAGGCAACAAGAAGATGAAGCATGGCGCCAGACATGTTCTGGTATCACTGAGCACAATATCTATGGAAGGGAGCAAGACACAGAAAATATTGTGGAGTTTCTTTCAAGGAGTGCTGATAGCAGTAACGACCTCTCTGTTTATCCAATTGTTGGCATGGGGGGCCTTGGAAAAACAACACTTGTCCGATGGGTTTACAATGACAACAAGGTAATTGAACATTTCGATCTGAGAATTTGGGTTTGTGTTTCCACTGAATTCAATACCATGAGAATTCTAGAGTCCATTGTGGAATCTACAAGTGGACATAACCCGAACCTCTCTACTTTAGAAGCACTGAAAAACAAAGTTCAAGAAATACTGCTAGGCAAAAGGTATTTACTTGTTCTAGACGATATGTGGAGCACGGACAAATGGGAGGACTTGAAGTCTGTTTTGCTTTGCGGTGGTGGAACAAAAGGTGCTGCAATTTTGGTCACTACCCGAGTTGAGAGTGTTGCATCTCTCATGGGAACATGCCCTGCTCATCACTTGTCACCATTATCCGAGGATGACAATTGGTTATTGTTCAAATACCATGCATTTGGATCAGACAAAGTGGAGCGCACAGAGCTTGTGGCAATAGGCAAGGAGATTGTAAAGAAATGTGGTGGTTCCCCTCTTGCATCTAAAGCACTTGGAAGCCTTTTGCGCAATAAAAAAGAGGAAATACAGTGGGTGAATATATTGGAAAGTAAGTTTTGGGACATACTTGAGGATGATGCTATTATTGTACGTGCTTTGAAAATCAGCTACTTCAATTTGAAGTTGTCATTAAGACAATGCTTTGCTTTTTGTGCCATTTTCCCCGAAGATTTTCGAATGGAAAAGGAGCAACTTATTCATCTTTGGATGGCCAATGGTTTGATCAAATCCAAAGGGAAGTTGGAGATTGAGGATGTTGGTAATGAGGCGTGGGAGGAATTATGCCAGAGATCATTTTTCCAAGAAGTTGAGATTGATGAATTGGGAAGAACTACATTCAAGATGCATGATTTATTTCATGAACTTGCCCAATCCATAATGGGAGAAGAGTGCAGAGTTTATGATGAGTCTGCAAGCTTGACCAATTTGTCTACAAGGGTCCATCATGTCACTTGTTTAAAACCAGAGACGGAGGTAAACATGGATCCCTTCAAGAAAGCTGAGTCCTTGAGGAGTATGATTAATCTTCTTCCATTAGATGATCACAATCTTTGTGGGTTGCCACCATTCAATTCTCTCCGTGCACTACGTACAAATGCATCTCAACTCTCAGCACTGAAGAGTTTAACGCATTTGAGGTACCTAAATCTGCGTAGGAGTGGTATCACAACACTGCCTGAATGTGTTTCGAGGTTACAAAAATTGCAGATTCTGAAGTTAGAAGACTGTCTCTATCTTTCTTGTTTGCCCAAACACGTAACACAATTGAAGGATCTTAGACATCTCCTAATTGAAGAATGTCATTCATTAGTAGAGATGCCTCCGAATATTGGCGAGTTGAAATGTTTGAGAACATTGAATCTTTTTATTGTGGATAAAAAGGCAGGGTATGGGTTGTCAGAGTTACGTGATTTACAGCTTGGAGGCAAACTACACATCAAGGGGATTGAAAATGTCATAAACGAGGGTGATGCTAGAGATGCTAATTTGAGTGCTAAGAAGAACATGGAAAACTTATACCTGTCATGGGGCTCCTCTGATTCAAGGTGTGGTGCCAATGCTGAGAGAATACTTGAAGCCCTTGAGCCTCCCTCCAATCTCAAGAGTTTTGGGATAAATGGTTACAGCGGAGTAGAGTTGCCTAGCTGGATGCAAAATACTTCAATTCTTTCCAGCTTAGTTATGGTGATACTCTATGATTGCAAGAACTGCAAGCACCTTCCCCCGCTTGGTAAACTACCACATTTAACCGTTCTTTATGTATCTGGAATGAAAGATGTGAAGTACATCGATGAGGACTCGTATGATGGCGTGGATGAGAAGGCATTCAAATCGTTGAAGGACCTGACCTTATCAAAGTTGCCAAACTTGGAAGGGATGGTACAAGACAAAAGAGTAGAAATGCTTCCGCTTCTTTCTAGCATAAACGTTTCTTGTGTTCCTAAGATTAAATTGCCACTCCTTCCATCTCTAGAGCACATTTGTATTGAAGGAACAGAGTCAGACTCTGATCATGGTGATAGCGAAGACATGGCTTTGTCTTTCCCGGAAGCTATTGTGGAGAATATGCATCGTGTTAAGGTCCTCCATATTAAACACTTTCCTACACTCAAGGCATTACCCCATGAACTAGGCAGCCTCAATTCACTACAAGAGTTAAAACTCTACTATTTTGATAGACTCGAGTCTTTTTCAGAGAACGTGGTGCAAGGTTTGGGTTCACTTCGAACTTTGATTATTGGTTGTTGTAAGGAACTGAAATCTTTGTCTGAAGGTGTGAGACATCTAACTTGTCTGGAGCGCCTTGATATCATATACTGTCCAAAGCTGGTGACTCTACCGAGTAGCATGAATCAGCTAGTTTCCCTTCGACATAGTTACATCAATTCTTGTGATACATTGCCAGAAGGCTTACAACATGTCCCTTCCCTCCAAAGTTTGGATGTGCGTAACTTACGTTCAATTCCTGAGTGGCTGGGGGACTTAACTTCTCTTCAAAAGTTACATCTCTACTGTAAGGGGTTAAGGTCACTGCCCAGTAGCTTCCGAAACCTGACAAACTTGCGTGAGCTATCTATTTATGGGTGCCATAAGGAGCTGCAGAAGCGATGCACCAGAGTAACAGGACAGGATTGGCAAGCCATTGCTCATATCCCACAATTCAAACTGGTTCCCATTCATGAAGAAACATTTTCTG ATAAAATCAGATCTAAATGGAGATCGTGGCAGCTAAAAAGAGACCAACGTCGTCATCATTTTGCTAAAGCTGATACATTTGACTATCTGGTTTCAAGGCTCTTTCATTGGTACAAAATGTGA
- the LOC130982476 gene encoding putative disease resistance protein RGA1 isoform X2, translating into MFRRDIGKRMKEMVDRFRQIDEERRRFELRGRVPERQQEDEAWRQTCSGITEHNIYGREQDTENIVEFLSRSADSSNDLSVYPIVGMGGLGKTTLVRWVYNDNKVIEHFDLRIWVCVSTEFNTMRILESIVESTSGHNPNLSTLEALKNKVQEILLGKRYLLVLDDMWSTDKWEDLKSVLLCGGGTKGAAILVTTRVESVASLMGTCPAHHLSPLSEDDNWLLFKYHAFGSDKVERTELVAIGKEIVKKCGGSPLASKALGSLLRNKKEEIQWVNILESKFWDILEDDAIIVRALKISYFNLKLSLRQCFAFCAIFPEDFRMEKEQLIHLWMANGLIKSKGKLEIEDVGNEAWEELCQRSFFQEVEIDELGRTTFKMHDLFHELAQSIMGEECRVYDESASLTNLSTRVHHVTCLKPETEVNMDPFKKAESLRSMINLLPLDDHNLCGLPPFNSLRALRTNASQLSALKSLTHLRYLNLRRSGITTLPECVSRLQKLQILKLEDCLYLSCLPKHVTQLKDLRHLLIEECHSLVEMPPNIGELKCLRTLNLFIVDKKAGYGLSELRDLQLGGKLHIKGIENVINEGDARDANLSAKKNMENLYLSWGSSDSRCGANAERILEALEPPSNLKSFGINGYSGVELPSWMQNTSILSSLVMVILYDCKNCKHLPPLGKLPHLTVLYVSGMKDVKYIDEDSYDGVDEKAFKSLKDLTLSKLPNLEGMVQDKRVEMLPLLSSINVSCVPKIKLPLLPSLEHICIEGTESDSDHGDSEDMALSFPEAIVENMHRVKVLHIKHFPTLKALPHELGSLNSLQELKLYYFDRLESFSENVVQGLGSLRTLIIGCCKELKSLSEGVRHLTCLERLDIIYCPKLVTLPSSMNQLVSLRHSYINSCDTLPEGLQHVPSLQSLDVRNLRSIPEWLGDLTSLQKLHLYCKGLRSLPSSFRNLTNLRELSIYGCHKELQKRCTRVTGQDWQAIAHIPQFKLVPIHEETFSDKIRSKWRSWQLKRDQRRHHFAKADTFDYLVSRLFHWYKM; encoded by the exons ATGTTTCGTCGAGACATCGGTAAGAGGATGAAAGAGATGGTTGACAGGTTTCGTCAAATTGATGAAGAAAGGAGAAGGTTTGAGTTGCGTGGAAGAGTTCCAGAGAGGCAACAAGAAGATGAAGCATGGCGCCAGACATGTTCTGGTATCACTGAGCACAATATCTATGGAAGGGAGCAAGACACAGAAAATATTGTGGAGTTTCTTTCAAGGAGTGCTGATAGCAGTAACGACCTCTCTGTTTATCCAATTGTTGGCATGGGGGGCCTTGGAAAAACAACACTTGTCCGATGGGTTTACAATGACAACAAGGTAATTGAACATTTCGATCTGAGAATTTGGGTTTGTGTTTCCACTGAATTCAATACCATGAGAATTCTAGAGTCCATTGTGGAATCTACAAGTGGACATAACCCGAACCTCTCTACTTTAGAAGCACTGAAAAACAAAGTTCAAGAAATACTGCTAGGCAAAAGGTATTTACTTGTTCTAGACGATATGTGGAGCACGGACAAATGGGAGGACTTGAAGTCTGTTTTGCTTTGCGGTGGTGGAACAAAAGGTGCTGCAATTTTGGTCACTACCCGAGTTGAGAGTGTTGCATCTCTCATGGGAACATGCCCTGCTCATCACTTGTCACCATTATCCGAGGATGACAATTGGTTATTGTTCAAATACCATGCATTTGGATCAGACAAAGTGGAGCGCACAGAGCTTGTGGCAATAGGCAAGGAGATTGTAAAGAAATGTGGTGGTTCCCCTCTTGCATCTAAAGCACTTGGAAGCCTTTTGCGCAATAAAAAAGAGGAAATACAGTGGGTGAATATATTGGAAAGTAAGTTTTGGGACATACTTGAGGATGATGCTATTATTGTACGTGCTTTGAAAATCAGCTACTTCAATTTGAAGTTGTCATTAAGACAATGCTTTGCTTTTTGTGCCATTTTCCCCGAAGATTTTCGAATGGAAAAGGAGCAACTTATTCATCTTTGGATGGCCAATGGTTTGATCAAATCCAAAGGGAAGTTGGAGATTGAGGATGTTGGTAATGAGGCGTGGGAGGAATTATGCCAGAGATCATTTTTCCAAGAAGTTGAGATTGATGAATTGGGAAGAACTACATTCAAGATGCATGATTTATTTCATGAACTTGCCCAATCCATAATGGGAGAAGAGTGCAGAGTTTATGATGAGTCTGCAAGCTTGACCAATTTGTCTACAAGGGTCCATCATGTCACTTGTTTAAAACCAGAGACGGAGGTAAACATGGATCCCTTCAAGAAAGCTGAGTCCTTGAGGAGTATGATTAATCTTCTTCCATTAGATGATCACAATCTTTGTGGGTTGCCACCATTCAATTCTCTCCGTGCACTACGTACAAATGCATCTCAACTCTCAGCACTGAAGAGTTTAACGCATTTGAGGTACCTAAATCTGCGTAGGAGTGGTATCACAACACTGCCTGAATGTGTTTCGAGGTTACAAAAATTGCAGATTCTGAAGTTAGAAGACTGTCTCTATCTTTCTTGTTTGCCCAAACACGTAACACAATTGAAGGATCTTAGACATCTCCTAATTGAAGAATGTCATTCATTAGTAGAGATGCCTCCGAATATTGGCGAGTTGAAATGTTTGAGAACATTGAATCTTTTTATTGTGGATAAAAAGGCAGGGTATGGGTTGTCAGAGTTACGTGATTTACAGCTTGGAGGCAAACTACACATCAAGGGGATTGAAAATGTCATAAACGAGGGTGATGCTAGAGATGCTAATTTGAGTGCTAAGAAGAACATGGAAAACTTATACCTGTCATGGGGCTCCTCTGATTCAAGGTGTGGTGCCAATGCTGAGAGAATACTTGAAGCCCTTGAGCCTCCCTCCAATCTCAAGAGTTTTGGGATAAATGGTTACAGCGGAGTAGAGTTGCCTAGCTGGATGCAAAATACTTCAATTCTTTCCAGCTTAGTTATGGTGATACTCTATGATTGCAAGAACTGCAAGCACCTTCCCCCGCTTGGTAAACTACCACATTTAACCGTTCTTTATGTATCTGGAATGAAAGATGTGAAGTACATCGATGAGGACTCGTATGATGGCGTGGATGAGAAGGCATTCAAATCGTTGAAGGACCTGACCTTATCAAAGTTGCCAAACTTGGAAGGGATGGTACAAGACAAAAGAGTAGAAATGCTTCCGCTTCTTTCTAGCATAAACGTTTCTTGTGTTCCTAAGATTAAATTGCCACTCCTTCCATCTCTAGAGCACATTTGTATTGAAGGAACAGAGTCAGACTCTGATCATGGTGATAGCGAAGACATGGCTTTGTCTTTCCCGGAAGCTATTGTGGAGAATATGCATCGTGTTAAGGTCCTCCATATTAAACACTTTCCTACACTCAAGGCATTACCCCATGAACTAGGCAGCCTCAATTCACTACAAGAGTTAAAACTCTACTATTTTGATAGACTCGAGTCTTTTTCAGAGAACGTGGTGCAAGGTTTGGGTTCACTTCGAACTTTGATTATTGGTTGTTGTAAGGAACTGAAATCTTTGTCTGAAGGTGTGAGACATCTAACTTGTCTGGAGCGCCTTGATATCATATACTGTCCAAAGCTGGTGACTCTACCGAGTAGCATGAATCAGCTAGTTTCCCTTCGACATAGTTACATCAATTCTTGTGATACATTGCCAGAAGGCTTACAACATGTCCCTTCCCTCCAAAGTTTGGATGTGCGTAACTTACGTTCAATTCCTGAGTGGCTGGGGGACTTAACTTCTCTTCAAAAGTTACATCTCTACTGTAAGGGGTTAAGGTCACTGCCCAGTAGCTTCCGAAACCTGACAAACTTGCGTGAGCTATCTATTTATGGGTGCCATAAGGAGCTGCAGAAGCGATGCACCAGAGTAACAGGACAGGATTGGCAAGCCATTGCTCATATCCCACAATTCAAACTGGTTCCCATTCATGAAGAAACATTTTCTG ATAAAATCAGATCTAAATGGAGATCGTGGCAGCTAAAAAGAGACCAACGTCGTCATCATTTTGCTAAAGCTGATACATTTGACTATCTGGTTTCAAGGCTCTTTCATTGGTACAAAATGTGA